In Streptomyces sp. TLI_146, the genomic stretch CGCTTTCGATGAGCTTCCGGGTGACGCCGACCGTCACGCCGCCCGCCGTCTCGGCGAAGATGCCCTCGGTCCGGGCGAGCAGCTTGATCGCGTCCACGACCTGCTCGTCGTTCACGTCCTCCACCGCACCGCCGGTGCGCCGGGCGATGTCCAGGACGTACGGGCCGTCCGCCGGGTTGCCGATGGCCAGCGACTTGGCGATGGTGTCCGGCTTCTGCGGCCGGACGACGTCGTGGCCCGCCTTGAAGGCGGTGGAGACCGGGGAGCAGCCCTCCGCCTGGGCTCCGAAGATCTTGTACGGCTTGTCCTCGACCAGCCCCAGCCTGATCAGCTCCTGGAGACCCTTGTCGATCTTCGTGAGCTGCGAGCCGGAGGCGATGGGGATGACGATCTGGTCGGGCAGCCGCCAGCCGAGCTGCTCGCAGATCTCGTAGGCGAGGGTCTTCGAACCCTCGCCGTAGTACGGCCGCAGGTTCACGTTCACGAAGCCCCAGCCCTCGCCGAGCGGGTCCCCGATGAGCTCCGAGCAGAAGCGGTTGACGTCGTCGTAGTTGCCCTCGATACCGACCAGCTCGCCGCCGTACACCGCGGCCATGACGACCTTGCCCTGCTCCAGGTCGTGCGGGATGAACACACAGGAGCGGAATCCGGCCCGGGCGGCGGCGGCGCCGACCGCGCCCGCCAGGTTGCCGGTGGAGGAGCAGGAGAGCGTGGTGAAGCCGAAGGCGCGGGCGGCCTCGACGGCGATCGCGACGACGCGGTCCTTGAAGGAGTGCGTCGGGTTGCCGGAGTCGTCCTTGACGTAGAGGCCACCGGTGACGCCCAGCTCACGGGCGAGATTGTCGGCCTTGACGAGCTTGGTGAATCCCGGATTCAGGTTGGGCTTTTCAGCCACATTGGCCGGAACAGGCAGCAGGGGCGCATAGCGCCAGATGTT encodes the following:
- the thrC gene encoding threonine synthase, with the translated sequence MAVHTIDDTANAATTVNLGPAVALSCRECGERFDLGPIFACALCFGPLEVAYDLPTGDPEALRKRIEAGPDNIWRYAPLLPVPANVAEKPNLNPGFTKLVKADNLARELGVTGGLYVKDDSGNPTHSFKDRVVAIAVEAARAFGFTTLSCSSTGNLAGAVGAAAARAGFRSCVFIPHDLEQGKVVMAAVYGGELVGIEGNYDDVNRFCSELIGDPLGEGWGFVNVNLRPYYGEGSKTLAYEICEQLGWRLPDQIVIPIASGSQLTKIDKGLQELIRLGLVEDKPYKIFGAQAEGCSPVSTAFKAGHDVVRPQKPDTIAKSLAIGNPADGPYVLDIARRTGGAVEDVNDEQVVDAIKLLARTEGIFAETAGGVTVGVTRKLIESGLLDPALTTVVLNTGDGLKTLDAVAPTTGPTATIRPSLDAFRDAGLAH